The following proteins are co-located in the Microbacterium sp. Clip185 genome:
- a CDS encoding Ig-like domain-containing protein, whose protein sequence is MAEAPRTGLADRRGWIIGGSIAAVLAVVTTLAVVWPGFDAQQTPPDDGTIWAMQSGEGRRYARVNTTVGEIDTVKQVENPSALIQNANRLLVYAEGDTRFADVDMAMPADLNADAEDAFQNTPPGTVDVVSTGDTIAYRTDNGAVFAGSLASPSSTVPIDPYAETQVAEGEERPVFVADSVTVGVDGIVYAYSSAEERVVRADARTGKIEGSDAVTDAPASATLSAVGTTWALLEPDSGQLWLRGRDQPLDTGTIGGLLQKSGSSRDEVYIADTTGLVAVPLDGSGPERVVDAAQGTPAAPAEAKGVMYAAWLPNSQAQGTLWSSDAGQSDLDYAGGSLGDEVAPEFLSNGSRMILNETRSGWVWTLPNGALVPSSQQWDSDQDVPTQQQEDIQAERVIDPKPPVAVDDAFGVRAGRSAVLPVLLNDHDPNEDVLSIVAASVEGLDPAFATVSVSNEQQELVVRVSPEASGSTTFRYRVTDGTTSDGLTSQPATVTLTVSPPAANTAPVWCGVDACLATWPSPQVVPGGTVSVNVLEGWVDPDGDPMYISSAVNQSGIGSVALDPQGTITFQHPNPNQTDAQSVTILVTVTDARGLSTEKPLEIAITPSPQLTAASFAAVGTIGAPTTIDVRPHVTGVNGAITMRSANSITDAAAQITVNGVAGTFVFSAANPGSYLVQYTVSDALAEATGTVRVTIVDPAATQISTPPLTAFVRPGEDATIDVISPVSNPAGLVLLASDVTVSPDPSASLSVDLVGQSMLRVAGSTDNAQPGTLGVVTYTISDGTGNGYTTTTGETTVVLLPSPTAEPPIAVDDAVTVRAGAQIDIPVLDNDTAPTGAQFAIDPSRITNESGAGLAFATGRLLRYLAPSEPGTYKLGYTIYRMGFPDMTDTATVTVTVLPEDSNSAPVPRTLVGRVLSGATVSIPFERYAIDPDGDAVTLDRITAQPDRGSAAISPEGDAILYTSSPGDKGQVSFTYQVKDALGAVGVGEVRVGVLDAESNPAPVTYSDYVQVQAGADSEAVVRPADNDLDPSGTTLEVIDVRPNADVGSEEYRAMDAMMQGVKDNEVRLKAGTQLGTYSFAYTVRNAQGDTAIGLIVLKVVRDPVPDYPSVRDTTLTVETREDFPDGVDVLSGKVSWNAGDVGALKLSLWGDPDGVSVEGRKISGRLPDKTELIPFQVTGTAFDGSEVTSYGFLKVPGTKDLQLSLRSSAASVQVDERGTVDVDLSRAVALPPNAEIEIDASRVAAGGGRAEATCALVSGTTVRYSAGAGAPWTDSCVVPVRLLGQDTYTYLTIRVDVIAEDPQPELRAASLTVSPGSSATFELRDMTTWAGTEDWGALQYATSYAGDQFTISTSGSQVTVTARDAARPGRQEPVTVTLPSHRDVRPATLALQVGPAPSTLPKGATLTQSCLQSSGNGCTIDVIGQGGEINPLPGTPLKLVAVGGASGGSCNGVSFGVASSTAIQANWSPDADGTRCTVSFTVEDAQGRQSAGDRNGQVTLDLQGYPKAPNSVTQVGFGDRTITLRVDPGAAGNAYPALQGFHILQGGQQVTTCSAAGACEPFQVSSNGDRRTYEARAFNTVGESRTGVTVQAWAYRQPAVGNVTAVPVYDRNRTTNDAGAVKIDIQNIDPEVRTYSVTGANGDVPRSGGDTTEVTVTLPVGQATVTVTANSANSAPDGSGSIGQTKNVGVQVAGLPRTDAVGIAAEQKNALVVTGPNVDMNWSNRGREIIYVAYRAGWGDFSCDVGPDGTGLRANVNGQTSQTTTINGLQENQKYTVGACVSNGFGAAKSATADGWAWQQPEAPAGGTYSIRRSTDWDGSVSYRVNNVDVPGKSGFETVINNREPDFGQEGQITAKYCVNGSNQERCSPESAVGPADATKARQEKLSNPQITQCTVGKNLTVAVSQVIGGLGNARIKEGSVTYYGDGVLFPQRIDPDPANPFKVPNGTKRVTATIEFVWSNGAATYQTETFDVRADCQGTVDPPANNDPTTGG, encoded by the coding sequence ATGGCCGAGGCCCCCCGCACCGGACTCGCCGACCGCCGCGGCTGGATCATCGGCGGCTCCATCGCCGCCGTGCTGGCCGTCGTCACGACGCTCGCCGTGGTGTGGCCCGGCTTCGACGCCCAGCAGACTCCGCCGGACGACGGCACGATCTGGGCGATGCAGTCCGGCGAGGGCCGACGCTACGCCCGCGTCAACACGACGGTCGGCGAGATCGACACCGTCAAGCAGGTCGAGAACCCCAGCGCGCTCATCCAGAACGCGAACCGCCTGCTGGTCTATGCCGAGGGCGACACCCGGTTCGCGGACGTCGACATGGCGATGCCGGCCGATCTCAACGCCGACGCGGAGGACGCGTTCCAGAACACTCCGCCCGGTACCGTGGATGTCGTCTCCACCGGCGACACGATCGCCTACCGCACCGACAACGGTGCCGTCTTCGCCGGCTCGCTCGCCTCACCGTCCAGCACCGTGCCCATCGACCCGTACGCCGAGACCCAGGTCGCCGAGGGCGAGGAACGGCCCGTCTTCGTCGCCGACAGCGTCACGGTCGGTGTGGACGGGATCGTCTACGCGTACTCATCCGCCGAGGAGCGCGTCGTGCGCGCCGACGCGCGCACCGGCAAGATCGAGGGCTCGGATGCGGTGACCGACGCACCCGCATCCGCCACTCTCAGCGCCGTGGGCACGACCTGGGCGCTGCTCGAACCCGACTCCGGCCAGCTCTGGCTCCGCGGACGCGATCAGCCCCTCGATACCGGGACGATCGGCGGGCTCCTGCAGAAGTCGGGCTCGTCGCGCGACGAGGTCTACATCGCCGACACCACCGGACTCGTCGCCGTCCCCCTCGACGGCTCGGGCCCCGAGCGGGTCGTCGACGCCGCCCAGGGCACCCCCGCAGCTCCCGCGGAGGCGAAGGGCGTGATGTACGCGGCCTGGCTGCCCAACAGCCAGGCGCAGGGGACGCTCTGGAGCTCGGATGCGGGGCAGAGCGATCTGGACTATGCCGGAGGTTCGCTCGGCGACGAGGTCGCGCCGGAGTTCCTGAGCAACGGCTCGCGCATGATCTTGAACGAGACGCGCTCGGGCTGGGTCTGGACGCTGCCGAACGGGGCTCTCGTGCCCTCCTCGCAGCAGTGGGACTCCGATCAGGACGTGCCGACGCAGCAGCAGGAGGACATTCAGGCCGAGCGCGTGATCGATCCGAAGCCGCCCGTCGCCGTAGACGACGCCTTCGGTGTGCGCGCCGGTCGAAGCGCCGTGCTCCCGGTGCTGCTGAACGACCACGACCCGAACGAGGACGTGCTGAGCATCGTGGCCGCATCCGTCGAGGGCCTCGATCCGGCGTTCGCAACGGTATCGGTCTCGAACGAGCAGCAGGAGCTGGTCGTGCGCGTATCGCCGGAGGCGAGCGGGTCGACGACCTTCCGATACCGCGTCACGGACGGCACGACCAGCGACGGCCTCACCTCGCAACCGGCGACCGTCACCCTCACCGTCTCCCCACCCGCGGCCAACACCGCACCGGTGTGGTGCGGTGTCGACGCCTGTCTCGCGACGTGGCCGTCCCCGCAGGTCGTGCCCGGCGGAACCGTCTCGGTCAACGTCCTCGAGGGCTGGGTCGATCCCGACGGCGATCCGATGTACATCTCCTCGGCCGTGAACCAGAGCGGAATCGGCTCGGTCGCCCTCGACCCGCAGGGCACCATCACCTTCCAGCATCCCAATCCGAACCAGACCGACGCCCAGTCGGTCACGATCCTTGTGACTGTCACCGACGCCAGGGGCCTGTCGACCGAGAAGCCGCTCGAGATCGCGATCACTCCGAGCCCGCAACTGACTGCCGCGTCGTTCGCGGCGGTGGGAACCATCGGCGCACCCACCACGATCGACGTGCGCCCGCACGTGACCGGCGTCAACGGTGCCATCACGATGCGCAGCGCGAACTCCATCACGGATGCGGCGGCGCAGATCACCGTCAACGGTGTGGCCGGCACCTTCGTCTTCTCCGCCGCGAACCCCGGTTCGTACCTCGTGCAGTACACGGTCTCGGATGCGCTCGCCGAGGCCACCGGCACCGTGCGGGTCACCATCGTCGACCCCGCGGCGACACAGATCTCCACTCCGCCGCTCACCGCTTTCGTCCGTCCCGGAGAGGACGCGACGATCGATGTGATCTCCCCCGTGTCCAATCCCGCGGGCCTCGTGCTGCTGGCTAGCGATGTCACGGTCTCACCCGATCCCAGCGCCTCGCTGAGCGTCGACCTCGTCGGACAGAGCATGCTGCGGGTGGCCGGATCCACCGACAACGCCCAGCCCGGGACGCTCGGCGTGGTGACGTACACGATCTCGGACGGAACCGGCAACGGCTACACCACCACGACCGGCGAGACGACCGTCGTGCTGCTGCCCTCCCCCACCGCGGAGCCGCCCATCGCCGTCGACGACGCCGTGACGGTGCGTGCGGGGGCGCAAATCGACATCCCGGTGCTCGACAACGACACCGCGCCGACGGGAGCGCAGTTCGCGATCGACCCGTCCCGCATCACGAACGAGTCAGGCGCGGGCCTCGCGTTCGCGACGGGCCGGCTGCTGCGCTACCTCGCCCCCTCTGAGCCCGGCACGTACAAGCTCGGCTACACGATCTACCGCATGGGCTTCCCCGACATGACCGACACCGCCACGGTGACCGTCACGGTCCTGCCCGAGGACTCGAACTCCGCTCCCGTGCCGCGCACGCTGGTCGGTCGCGTGTTGAGTGGTGCGACCGTCTCGATCCCGTTCGAGCGATACGCGATCGATCCCGACGGCGACGCCGTGACGCTGGATCGCATCACAGCGCAGCCGGATCGCGGCTCGGCGGCCATCTCGCCCGAAGGCGACGCCATCCTCTACACGAGCTCGCCCGGCGACAAGGGCCAGGTCTCCTTCACCTATCAAGTGAAGGACGCGCTGGGCGCAGTCGGCGTGGGCGAGGTGCGCGTCGGCGTGCTGGATGCCGAATCGAACCCGGCTCCGGTGACCTACAGCGACTACGTACAGGTGCAGGCCGGCGCCGACTCGGAGGCTGTCGTGCGCCCCGCCGACAACGACCTCGATCCCTCCGGCACCACGCTCGAGGTGATCGACGTGCGTCCGAACGCGGATGTGGGCTCCGAGGAGTACCGCGCGATGGACGCGATGATGCAGGGCGTCAAGGACAACGAGGTGCGCCTGAAGGCCGGCACGCAGCTCGGCACGTACTCGTTCGCGTACACGGTGCGCAACGCCCAGGGAGACACGGCCATCGGTCTGATCGTGCTCAAGGTCGTCCGCGATCCCGTACCCGACTACCCGTCGGTGCGCGACACGACGCTGACGGTCGAGACGCGGGAGGACTTCCCCGACGGCGTCGACGTGCTCAGCGGCAAGGTGTCCTGGAACGCGGGCGACGTGGGTGCACTGAAGCTCTCCCTGTGGGGCGATCCCGACGGCGTCTCGGTCGAGGGTCGCAAGATCTCGGGTCGCCTCCCCGACAAGACGGAGCTCATCCCGTTCCAGGTGACGGGCACAGCCTTCGACGGCAGCGAGGTGACGTCATACGGGTTCCTCAAAGTGCCCGGCACGAAGGACCTGCAGCTGAGCCTGCGCTCGTCCGCGGCGTCGGTGCAGGTCGACGAGCGCGGCACGGTGGATGTCGACCTCAGCCGTGCGGTCGCGCTGCCCCCGAACGCTGAGATCGAGATCGACGCGTCCCGCGTCGCCGCCGGCGGCGGCCGGGCCGAAGCCACGTGCGCCCTCGTGTCGGGCACGACCGTGCGATACTCCGCGGGCGCCGGCGCGCCCTGGACCGACAGTTGCGTCGTCCCGGTGCGCCTTCTCGGGCAGGACACCTACACCTACCTGACGATCCGCGTCGACGTCATCGCCGAGGACCCCCAGCCCGAGCTGCGCGCCGCGTCGCTCACCGTGAGCCCCGGCTCCTCCGCGACGTTCGAGCTGCGAGACATGACGACGTGGGCGGGCACAGAGGACTGGGGTGCGCTGCAGTACGCCACCTCGTACGCCGGCGACCAGTTCACGATCTCGACCTCCGGCTCGCAGGTGACCGTCACGGCCCGCGACGCCGCACGTCCCGGCCGCCAGGAGCCGGTCACCGTCACCCTGCCGAGCCACCGCGACGTGCGCCCCGCCACCCTCGCCCTCCAGGTGGGGCCGGCTCCCTCGACCCTGCCGAAGGGCGCGACGCTCACCCAGTCGTGCTTGCAGTCCTCGGGCAACGGCTGCACGATCGACGTCATCGGTCAAGGCGGCGAGATCAACCCGCTGCCCGGCACGCCTCTGAAGCTCGTCGCCGTCGGAGGCGCCTCGGGCGGCAGCTGCAATGGCGTCTCCTTCGGCGTCGCCAGCTCCACAGCCATCCAGGCGAACTGGTCGCCGGATGCCGACGGCACGCGCTGCACGGTGAGCTTCACGGTCGAGGACGCGCAAGGACGCCAGTCCGCGGGCGATCGCAACGGCCAGGTGACGCTCGATCTGCAGGGATATCCCAAGGCGCCCAACAGCGTCACGCAGGTCGGTTTCGGCGATCGCACGATCACGCTGCGCGTCGATCCCGGCGCCGCGGGCAACGCCTACCCCGCGCTGCAGGGCTTCCACATCCTGCAGGGCGGCCAGCAGGTGACGACGTGCTCCGCCGCCGGAGCGTGCGAACCGTTCCAGGTCTCCAGCAACGGCGACCGCCGCACGTACGAGGCTCGCGCGTTCAACACGGTCGGCGAATCCCGCACGGGCGTGACGGTGCAGGCCTGGGCCTATCGGCAGCCGGCCGTCGGCAACGTCACCGCCGTGCCGGTCTACGACCGCAATCGGACGACCAATGATGCGGGCGCGGTGAAGATCGACATCCAGAACATCGACCCCGAGGTGCGCACCTACTCGGTCACGGGCGCGAATGGGGACGTGCCGCGCTCGGGAGGCGACACGACGGAGGTGACGGTCACGCTTCCGGTCGGTCAGGCCACGGTCACGGTCACAGCCAACAGCGCGAACTCGGCGCCCGACGGCAGCGGCTCGATCGGTCAGACCAAGAACGTGGGCGTCCAGGTGGCGGGCCTGCCCCGCACCGACGCTGTCGGAATCGCGGCCGAGCAGAAGAATGCGCTGGTCGTCACCGGGCCGAACGTGGATATGAACTGGAGCAACCGCGGCCGGGAGATCATCTACGTCGCGTACCGAGCCGGCTGGGGCGACTTCTCTTGCGATGTCGGCCCCGACGGCACGGGCCTGCGCGCGAACGTGAACGGGCAGACATCGCAGACGACGACCATCAACGGCCTGCAGGAGAACCAGAAGTACACCGTCGGCGCGTGTGTCAGCAACGGCTTCGGCGCCGCGAAGAGCGCCACCGCCGACGGGTGGGCCTGGCAGCAGCCGGAGGCTCCCGCCGGCGGCACCTACTCGATCCGCCGCTCGACCGACTGGGACGGCAGCGTCTCTTACCGCGTCAACAACGTGGATGTGCCGGGCAAGTCCGGGTTCGAGACGGTGATCAACAACCGCGAGCCCGACTTCGGCCAAGAGGGTCAGATCACGGCGAAGTACTGCGTGAACGGGTCGAATCAGGAGCGCTGCAGCCCCGAGAGCGCGGTCGGCCCGGCTGACGCGACCAAGGCTCGTCAGGAGAAGCTCTCCAATCCGCAGATCACGCAGTGCACAGTGGGCAAGAATCTGACGGTCGCGGTGAGCCAGGTGATCGGCGGACTCGGTAACGCCCGGATCAAGGAAGGCTCCGTCACCTACTACGGCGACGGCGTTCTCTTCCCCCAGCGCATCGATCCCGACCCCGCGAACCCGTTTAAGGTCCCGAACGGCACCAAGCGCGTCACGGCGACGATCGAGTTCGTGTGGTCGAACGGCGCCGCGACCTACCAGACCGAGACGTTCGATGTCCGTGCGGACTGCCAGGGCACCGTTGACCCGCCCGCCAACAACGACCCCACCACCGGAGGCTGA
- a CDS encoding AAA family ATPase, whose product MTVTPEQTAWFQETFSALVENVEQVVLGKRHVIELAFTALVSQGHLLLEDFPGTGKTSLARAMGESVQGTSSRIQFTPDLLPGDVTGITVYDQKRGEFEFHSGPIFANIVLADEINRASPKTQSALLEVMEEGQVTVDGVSRRVGSPFLVVATQNPVEQAGTYRLPEAQLDRFLMKTSLGYPDHAATVRILEGSAAGKREVGAVITPEAVQTLSQIAQDAYLNPLVLDYIARVIEATRQAAQVRLGVSVRGALALTRAARTWALAHGRGYVTPDDVKALAEPVLAHRLILDPEAEFDGVTAGAVIGQVMLDVAPPTQRESA is encoded by the coding sequence ATGACCGTCACCCCAGAACAGACCGCTTGGTTCCAGGAGACGTTCTCCGCTCTCGTGGAGAACGTCGAGCAGGTGGTGCTCGGCAAGCGTCACGTCATCGAGCTCGCCTTCACCGCTCTCGTGTCGCAGGGGCACTTGTTGCTGGAGGACTTCCCGGGAACGGGCAAGACCTCGCTCGCGCGAGCGATGGGCGAGAGCGTGCAGGGCACGAGCTCCCGCATCCAGTTCACTCCCGACCTGCTTCCGGGCGACGTCACCGGCATCACGGTGTACGACCAGAAGCGCGGCGAGTTCGAGTTCCACTCGGGCCCGATCTTCGCCAACATCGTCCTCGCGGACGAGATCAACCGCGCGAGCCCCAAGACCCAGTCGGCGCTGCTGGAGGTCATGGAGGAGGGCCAGGTCACCGTCGACGGCGTCTCGCGGCGCGTGGGAAGCCCCTTCCTGGTCGTCGCGACCCAGAACCCCGTCGAACAGGCCGGCACGTATCGCCTCCCGGAGGCGCAGCTCGACCGCTTCCTGATGAAGACGTCGCTGGGCTACCCCGACCACGCCGCCACCGTGCGCATCCTGGAAGGCAGCGCGGCCGGCAAGCGCGAGGTGGGCGCGGTGATCACGCCCGAGGCCGTGCAGACCCTCAGCCAGATCGCGCAGGACGCCTACCTGAACCCGCTCGTGCTGGACTACATCGCGCGCGTCATCGAGGCCACACGTCAGGCGGCCCAGGTGCGTCTGGGTGTCAGCGTGCGCGGTGCGCTCGCGCTCACGCGCGCGGCTCGCACCTGGGCGCTGGCCCACGGCCGCGGATACGTGACCCCCGACGACGTCAAGGCGCTGGCCGAGCCCGTGCTGGCCCACCGGCTCATCCTCGACCCCGAGGCGGAGTTCGACGGCGTCACCGCCGGCGCGGTGATCGGTCAGGTCATGCTCGACGTCGCTCCCCCGACGCAGCGCGAGTCCGCGTGA
- a CDS encoding DUF58 domain-containing protein produces MTDSSSRITRIGSTSTSTSTAGSTRTRYDTSRSTTVIVVGGIRFWRRVRRAVARASRAVADTVTAGGWLLIGAAAIGLSLGIVFGWIEFVLAGAVAAVLVLCAAPFLFGARAYRVSLGLAHDRVVAGSEVALSLRVVNVGKGVALPGRVDVPVGEGLVDVAIPLLRHEAAHEEELTIPGLRRGVLDIGPARAVRGDPLGILRREVVWEDIHTLYVHPVTTAIPSTATGFIKDLEGNPSSLVVDADISFHAIREYAPGDSQRQIHWKSTAKTGTLMVRQYEESRRSRMVIVLATGEEDYADDEEFELAVSAAASLGVRGIRDGRDVSVVVGGEVPEFARRAVRSSRDLATITARTLLDELAGVEKGERITGLRDVASLAVEAHRDVSIGFLICGSTPTLRMLQHAALAFPADTGVAAIVCDPTAEPGFRTIGGASIVTMGLLEDLRHILARSAQS; encoded by the coding sequence GTGACCGATTCCTCCTCCCGCATCACCCGGATCGGCTCGACGTCCACCTCGACGTCGACCGCCGGGAGCACGCGCACGCGCTACGACACGTCGCGTTCCACGACGGTCATCGTCGTGGGCGGCATCCGCTTCTGGCGGCGCGTGCGACGAGCCGTCGCCCGCGCCTCCCGCGCGGTCGCCGACACCGTCACCGCGGGAGGATGGCTGCTGATCGGTGCGGCCGCCATCGGTCTGAGCCTGGGCATCGTGTTCGGGTGGATCGAGTTCGTCCTGGCCGGTGCCGTCGCCGCCGTCCTCGTGCTGTGCGCGGCGCCCTTCCTGTTCGGCGCACGTGCCTACCGCGTCAGCCTGGGCCTCGCGCACGATCGCGTGGTCGCCGGCAGCGAGGTCGCCCTGTCGCTGCGCGTCGTGAACGTCGGTAAGGGCGTCGCCCTTCCCGGCCGCGTCGACGTGCCTGTCGGCGAAGGCCTCGTCGACGTCGCGATCCCTCTGCTGCGCCACGAGGCCGCGCACGAGGAGGAGTTGACGATCCCGGGCCTGCGTCGTGGCGTGCTCGACATCGGCCCCGCGCGCGCCGTCCGCGGCGACCCGCTCGGCATCCTGCGCCGCGAGGTCGTGTGGGAGGACATCCACACGCTGTACGTGCACCCCGTCACGACCGCGATCCCGAGCACCGCGACCGGCTTCATCAAGGACCTCGAGGGCAATCCCTCCTCGCTCGTCGTGGACGCCGACATCTCGTTCCATGCGATCCGCGAGTACGCCCCCGGCGATTCGCAGCGCCAGATCCACTGGAAGTCCACCGCGAAGACCGGAACCCTCATGGTGCGCCAGTACGAGGAGTCCCGCCGATCGCGGATGGTGATCGTGCTGGCCACGGGCGAGGAGGACTACGCCGACGACGAGGAGTTCGAGCTCGCCGTCAGCGCCGCGGCCTCGCTCGGCGTGCGCGGCATCCGCGACGGACGCGACGTCTCCGTCGTCGTCGGCGGCGAGGTACCGGAATTCGCCCGGCGGGCCGTCCGCTCCTCCCGGGACCTCGCGACCATCACCGCGCGAACCCTCCTCGACGAGCTCGCCGGCGTGGAGAAGGGCGAGCGCATCACCGGGCTCCGGGATGTCGCGAGCCTGGCGGTGGAGGCGCACCGCGACGTCTCCATCGGCTTCCTCATCTGCGGCTCCACCCCGACCCTGCGGATGCTGCAACACGCCGCCCTGGCCTTCCCCGCCGACACGGGCGTCGCCGCCATCGTGTGCGACCCCACAGCGGAGCCCGGCTTCCGCACGATCGGCGGTGCGTCGATCGTGACGATGGGTCTGCTCGAGGACCTCCGCCACATCCTCGCCCGGAGCGCACAGTCATGA
- a CDS encoding transglutaminase domain-containing protein yields the protein MSAPAARARARRPRRSDRDIAFLVGNIAFIDALLAIGAASAWAIYRSGWFVLVAAVAIVVSTGIALLAVWRPMRWWQLALITAGAYVVVGVPVAAPTMITDPATILPGIWGVVSAPVTGWKNLLTLELPLGVYQATLALPLFLMLSLGTLALLLALRAPRLWVLAAPLALVITAFGVLFGSSAVDGSWRIGAWELDGVWEAVVGLGALLTGFAWYVWRNVHTRRVALRVARTASGVRSSVRVARTLGSRIALAAGMLVVALALGLALAPWAIAGSSRDVLRTAVDPVLKVRQTLSPLADYRAAFSDERFDDVLFTVAADSGVDRVRLATLSYYDGRVMRATDPQTGDRSDSTEFRRVPASLPADTGDRASATFTIGDYTGIWVPAVGDLTSIDFSGSTRAALSDGFFYNPDSATGVELSDPGLASGVTYTQTGVVTDAPRDPGTLTPSRSGTFDPAFVPESLEEWVSAQDAPSGGAGLVELISRLRARGLLSHALTLDPGTVPMWAQKLGDYTFEPSRSGHSTDRIGDLFSELLKKQNETGGTDDSLLVSAAGDDEQFAVAGALIADHLGFPARVVLGTRLSSDDADLPVCEDGTCTSGDLAAWIEVRDADGTWTAIDTTPQHRVPLSPDIQQRRDPQNMTPVEPEQADTVLPPEADPADATPPQSDEPTDPLDLAWLWATLRISGIVIFALLILLMPAIAVLAAKIMRRRARRSSADPVDRVVGGWEEYLDTVVDHGHRIPPAATRSETASAVGVAESTDPATLAALADRAVFAPGTTTEAESTRFWELIDQERQRFASTGGLWTRWKARLSLRSFARGLREAASRDGRGRP from the coding sequence ATGAGCGCCCCCGCCGCACGCGCCCGGGCGCGCCGACCCCGCCGCAGCGATCGCGACATCGCGTTCCTCGTCGGCAACATCGCCTTCATCGACGCGCTCCTCGCGATCGGCGCCGCATCCGCGTGGGCGATCTACCGCAGCGGCTGGTTCGTGCTCGTCGCGGCGGTGGCGATCGTGGTCTCCACCGGGATCGCTCTGCTCGCCGTGTGGCGGCCGATGCGCTGGTGGCAGCTCGCTCTGATCACCGCAGGGGCGTACGTCGTCGTGGGTGTGCCCGTCGCCGCGCCGACGATGATCACCGACCCTGCGACGATCCTGCCGGGCATCTGGGGCGTCGTGAGCGCACCGGTCACGGGGTGGAAGAACCTGCTGACGCTGGAGCTGCCGCTCGGCGTGTACCAGGCGACCCTGGCGCTCCCCCTCTTCCTGATGCTCTCGCTCGGCACGCTGGCTCTCCTGCTCGCGCTTCGCGCCCCCAGGCTGTGGGTGCTCGCGGCACCCCTCGCGCTTGTGATCACCGCGTTCGGCGTGCTGTTCGGCTCGAGCGCCGTGGACGGCTCGTGGCGCATCGGCGCCTGGGAGCTCGACGGCGTCTGGGAGGCGGTGGTCGGCCTCGGCGCTCTCCTCACGGGCTTCGCCTGGTACGTCTGGCGCAATGTTCACACGCGTCGGGTCGCCCTGCGCGTCGCGCGCACAGCGAGCGGCGTGCGCTCCTCCGTGCGTGTCGCGCGTACTCTCGGAAGCCGCATCGCCCTCGCCGCCGGGATGCTCGTCGTCGCCCTCGCGCTGGGGCTCGCGCTCGCGCCCTGGGCGATCGCCGGCTCGTCACGCGACGTGCTGCGCACCGCGGTGGACCCCGTGCTGAAGGTGCGTCAGACGCTGAGCCCGCTCGCCGACTACCGCGCCGCGTTCTCCGACGAGCGGTTCGACGACGTGCTGTTCACCGTCGCCGCCGACTCGGGCGTCGACCGGGTGCGTCTGGCCACGCTGAGCTACTACGACGGCCGCGTGATGCGCGCCACCGACCCGCAGACGGGCGACCGCTCCGACAGCACCGAGTTCCGTCGGGTGCCCGCATCCCTGCCCGCAGACACGGGCGATCGGGCCTCTGCCACCTTCACGATCGGCGACTACACGGGCATCTGGGTGCCCGCAGTGGGAGATCTCACCTCGATCGACTTCTCGGGATCGACGCGAGCAGCACTGTCGGACGGCTTCTTCTACAACCCGGACTCCGCCACGGGCGTCGAGCTTTCGGATCCGGGACTCGCCTCCGGTGTCACCTACACGCAGACCGGTGTCGTCACAGACGCTCCGCGTGACCCGGGGACGCTCACGCCGTCCCGTTCCGGGACGTTCGATCCGGCCTTCGTCCCCGAATCCCTCGAGGAATGGGTGAGCGCGCAGGATGCGCCCTCCGGCGGCGCCGGGCTCGTCGAGCTGATCTCGCGCCTGCGGGCGCGCGGGCTGCTCTCGCACGCGCTGACGCTCGATCCCGGAACCGTTCCGATGTGGGCGCAAAAGCTCGGCGACTACACCTTCGAGCCCAGCCGCAGCGGGCACTCCACCGACCGTATCGGCGACCTGTTCAGCGAACTGCTGAAGAAGCAGAACGAGACCGGTGGCACCGATGACTCGCTGCTCGTGTCGGCAGCCGGTGACGACGAGCAGTTCGCCGTGGCGGGCGCCCTCATCGCGGATCACCTGGGCTTTCCCGCCCGGGTCGTGCTCGGCACACGACTGAGCAGCGATGATGCGGATCTCCCCGTGTGCGAAGACGGCACGTGCACGAGCGGTGACCTCGCCGCATGGATCGAGGTCCGCGACGCGGACGGCACGTGGACGGCGATCGACACGACCCCGCAGCACCGCGTACCGCTCTCGCCCGACATCCAGCAGCGTCGCGACCCGCAGAACATGACACCGGTCGAGCCGGAGCAGGCGGACACGGTCCTCCCGCCCGAGGCGGACCCTGCCGACGCCACCCCGCCGCAGAGCGACGAGCCCACCGATCCCCTCGACCTCGCGTGGCTGTGGGCGACCCTGCGGATCTCCGGCATCGTCATCTTCGCCCTCCTCATCCTGCTGATGCCCGCGATCGCGGTGCTCGCGGCGAAGATCATGCGCCGGCGAGCCAGACGCTCCTCGGCCGATCCCGTCGACCGCGTGGTCGGCGGCTGGGAAGAGTACCTCGACACCGTGGTCGATCACGGTCACCGCATCCCGCCCGCTGCGACCCGTTCGGAGACCGCGAGCGCCGTGGGCGTCGCGGAGTCGACCGACCCCGCGACGCTGGCGGCTCTCGCCGACCGCGCGGTGTTCGCGCCGGGAACGACCACCGAAGCGGAATCCACGAGGTTCTGGGAGCTCATCGACCAGGAACGACAGCGTTTCGCGTCCACAGGCGGCCTGTGGACGCGTTGGAAGGCTCGGCTGTCGCTACGCTCGTTCGCACGCGGATTACGCGAGGCTGCGTCGCGAGATGGAAGGGGACGACCATGA